In Propionicimonas paludicola, a single window of DNA contains:
- the rpsR gene encoding 30S ribosomal protein S18, with protein MAQQRKPMKSSKKVAPAKSIRIGNIDYKDTATLRRFISERGKIRARRVTGLSVQEQRKVAIAVKNARELALLPYASTSR; from the coding sequence ATGGCCCAACAACGTAAGCCTATGAAATCGTCGAAGAAGGTTGCCCCGGCGAAGTCCATTCGCATCGGCAACATCGACTACAAGGACACCGCCACGCTGCGGAGGTTCATCTCCGAGCGCGGCAAGATCCGCGCCCGTCGTGTCACCGGCCTCTCGGTGCAGGAGCAGCGCAAGGTCGCGATCGCAGTGAAGAATGCTCGCGAACTCGCCCTGCTGCCCTACGCCTCGACCTCTCGCTGA